The Triticum urartu cultivar G1812 unplaced genomic scaffold, Tu2.1 TuUngrouped_contig_5172, whole genome shotgun sequence genomic sequence agtgattttttgtcgcactttttcgtcgtcgctgccctgatttccaaaaaaaagtgaaaaaaaaaatttcgtgcccatcctatcatgtgtccaacgaccagaccaagacgtcacagaagcccaccttgatcaataaagctttcatcttatattcgcaatatccagattgcaatctcagtttcttgcttgttcttcgtttgctcgcaggaaacagaccctcgtggtcaggttgatcgtgctccggcgtggtcaataaccctcggaagttggtttagcgattgctaaggcgcgacgtctcgcacgttcgtagtcggatcgtcaaggtcgactcccacagaaaacgatagccaccatctcatcgaaacattgggacaccttagcctctatcaatcCTCAAGTAATAACGCTCTCCTTCAGCAGGGTGCGCGGACACAAGTCTCCCAATCTGAATTCGTTTCTGCTTGCGACGTCTCCAACTTTTGCAACTGCTATCCCACACAAAATATTCCGGAAACTCCTTATACAAGAAATTCCTCGCGTAAATGTCAACAGAATTCATTCTAAAATACTCACTAAGCATTGTTTTTGAAGATGATTCTCTGCGTAAAACATTATCCAAATTATCAGAGTCTTCATAATGCACAAGATGCATATTTGGCAAATGGACCTGCAACTGCAAAACTGGAGGTGACATCTCACTTAGATTGAAAGAATAAATCCTCCATATTGCCTCTGGAGGTGATATAAACCTTGCATCCCTATATTCACGAATCTCATCAATAACAACATTATCTCCTCTGGACTCAATGACAAAGGAGGCGCGATCATGACCTTTGTATATGTACTTAAATAAATATTTAACAGCCTTAATGCTCGAGCAAACTTCTATATTGATATGGCAATTGTATCGCATAAGTAGATATGGGTTGTAAGGAACAACCCATCTATTATCCAACACCGCACCCCTAATGCGCACTCGACGACCATCATCCCTCCGTCTATAAATTGGATATGAGTCCTTTCCCTGTAATGTTGTATCTGAGAATGTCCGCGGATAATGGTATCTACAATTTCCATTTTCCATGCAAGCATTCTTACTGTTGAGAACTCCACATGGTCCGTGCATCATGTGCTTAATAACTAAAGCATGTAATACAGGGTATTTGTCTTTATCTGGGATCTCTGCTGATATTATCTCATCATATTGATCTGGATTAGTAATCTTGCAATTTGACTTCAGAATAATTAAGAAGTGTTCATGCGGTAGGCCTCTCTTCTGAAATTCTATTACATGAACATGTGCGACGACTTCACCAAATAATTTTCTCTTGAATAAAAGATCTTTAAGATCCTCCAACTTTGCCTTGAAGACCCGTGCTACCAAATCTGGACGATCTTGTGGTGATTGGCCTGGTTCCAACTCTCTAGTTATCTCTTCCCACTGCGGGTTGCATGTCATTCTAATGAATAAGTCTGGCTTCCCGAACCGCTGGACCAATGCCATTGCATCTAAATACCTTCGACGCATGTCTCTTGGTCCTCCAATAAATTTTGGGGGGAGCACAATACGCTTACCTGTCATGCATGCACGTGTCTCACCAGCTACAACGCTATCAACCAATCCTTGATATAAATCTGCACGTATGAGAACTTGAGTTGACGGTTGTAAATAGAAAGCCAACCTTATTGATTCAATCTTGATGTACATATCAACAATATACTGTTGAGTTAATCGCCTTCCGAATAGTAAGACGTTGAAATCTCCATCTCGAATTTATAACTTATAACAATAATATTCTCTTGGTGACACACAAGAACCAGGGCTCTTTTCCATCCCTGCGTGCAAGGCAATTTATGGTTAGATAAATGAATCTGAAACAAAGTAATAAAAAAGTATACTTGGCAAAAAACTTGCCTTCTTCATTGAGAGCATTTGTTTGATCATTTCTCGTCCTCCTAGCATGGGGACCAACTTTTGGTAAATTCAAGTTCCATCCAACTTCCCCTTTCGGGAAAAAAAGCGGATATGACAATGGATCATAGCAACCATGATATGCTTTTATGTATTGTGGTTTGTCCGATTTACCATACACCATGATACTCCTGTCAAAATGACCTCGAGGATTATTTCCCTCGACCCAGATTGCTGCTACTTGTGATGTTGTCGGAGCATTATATACTCTCTGATCTAAGGCAATATCGGTATTGAGCTCAATCATATATTCATCAAGGTTTGGAATAGAACCAAGGTGTCTAAATATTTGTACATAAGGGTTACTTGAAAGTATATTTACTAACTTCCGGATGAGAATTTGGTTTAAGTTAGGCGAGTGAAGAAATCTTTGTTGCAAATCTGCATCCGTGTCATAGAAGTATAACTGTAAATGCTTGGGGCCATCTTCTTTTGGAACCAACTGGTCAATACGGTGATAAATTTGGCCCTGTGCACGAAAGTTGTAAACTCCAGACCTCCTATTGCAGAACCTTTGGTCCAAGATGACACCAAGAGAGGTAAAAGAGAAATGAGAATTGAAGTACCGTATATGATCTTGGAAGTATTTTGCATTTGGATCCTGACTCGTGTACAACTGATGCAAATCGTCAGGAACCACTGGGGTTACTATCTTCACCTTTCCATTCATGCAACAAAAAGTTGGTGTCTCATATTGGAACCTTTTCGCATTACAATGTCTACAGTTGGGCACtcgctct encodes the following:
- the LOC125528870 gene encoding uncharacterized protein LOC125528870; amino-acid sequence: MAISNYERHDSVFTQLGSSSKGKQVAENGGSETSRPKAGTRFTISPSGIYLSSISSEEQAAKYELKNVGQRKRQHCTNVYSQLSHDQEETHVQEICGPNKRKRSEKESCSTARDPGRNTNNLHEDIIYVPQDYFPVVHDYLANTKDNIECDEVDNESLMYNGPGLDFESYQEPKHVTKCIQADPYDRIYHNVPSGHHFLERVPNCRHCNAKRFQYETPTFCCMNGKVKIVTPVVPDDLHQLYTSQDPNAKYFQDHIRYFNSHFSFTSLGVILDQRFCNRRSGVYNFRAQGQIYHRIDQLVPKEDGPKHLQLYFYDTDADLQQRFLHSPNLNQILIRKLVNILSSNPYVQIFRHLGSIPNLDEYMIELNTDIALDQRVYNAPTTSQVAAIWVEGNNPRGHFDRSIMVYGKSDKPQYIKAYHGCYDPLSYPLFFPKGEVGWNLNLPKVGPHARRTRNDQTNALNEEGKFFAKYTFLLLCFRFIYLTINCLARRDGKEPWFLCVTKRILLL